A window of Hevea brasiliensis isolate MT/VB/25A 57/8 chromosome 14, ASM3005281v1, whole genome shotgun sequence contains these coding sequences:
- the LOC131173057 gene encoding receptor-like protein Cf-9 codes for MGWLAHFLSFLLFHLHFHASSFSFNSSSSAMLCQHDQSLALLQFKKTFSITSDASTWEWDSSYPKPSPKIESWKEGTDCCSWDGITCDLETGNVIGLHLSNSLLYGPIYSNNPLFFLYHLQSLDLSYNDFNNSHLSPQFGQFLNLTYLNLSSSNFGGEFPFEISYLSGLVSLDLSWNHFLILETTIFNKLAQNLTQLQELDLTFVNMSLVAPSSLMNLSSSLTYLKLRYCGLHGKIPDISHLSKLFTLHLSRNFGFDYYGGLSIEPMIFEKLVRNLTMVRDLDLSIVNMSIVAPSSLMNLSSSLSSLALEFCWASGCAMGSVSVAGCAMSECGRLNPVLDRWLWKVVEVSLVEGNRGWEVALTMAKLGEEKFEGNGGATPLVPDSEDGGDEGGNEKCREKLGFMR; via the exons ATGGGTTGGCTTGCTCACTTTCTCAGCTTCCTTTTGTTTCACTTgcattttcatgcttcatctttttctttcaaTTCCTCATCTTCAGCAATGCTTTGTCAACATGACCAGAGTCTTGCCTTGCTCCAATTCAAGAAAACCTTTTCCATTACAAGTGATGCCTCTACCTGGGAATGGGATTCCTCTTACCCCAAGCCTTCTCCCAAGATAGAATCTTGGAAAGAGGGCACAGATTGCTGCTCGTGGGATGGGATCACCTGTGACTTAGAAACAGGTAATGTAATTGGCCTTCACCTTTCTAATAGCTTGCTCTATGGTCCCATCTATTCTAACAATCCTCTTTTCTTCCTTTATCATCTCCAAAGCCTCGACCTCTCCTACAATGATTTCAACAATTCTCACCTTTCACCtcagtttggccagtttttgaatTTAACGTATCTTAACCTTAGCTCTTCTAATTTTGGGGGCGAATTCCCTTTCGAAATTTCTTATTTGTCAGGTTTGGTGTCTCTTGATCTTTCTTGGAACCATTTTTTGATTCTAGAAACCACTATTTTCAACAAGCTTGCTCAAAACCTAACCCAATTGCAAGAATTGGACTTGACTTTTGTAAACATGTCTTTGGTCGCGCCTAGTTCCTTGATGAATTTGTCTTCTTCTTTAACATATCTCAAACTTAGGTATTGTGGATTGCACGGAAAAATTCCAGATATCAGTCATCTATCCAAATTGTTTACACTTCATCTGTCTCGGAATTTTGGTTTTGATTATTATGGTGGTTTGAGTATAGAACCAATGATTTTTGAAAAGCTTGTTAGAAATCTAACCATGGTAAGAGACCTTGACTTGAGCATAGTAAACATGTCCATAGTTGCACCTAGTTCTTTGATGAATCTCTCTTCTTCTTTGTCATCACTTGCTCTCGAGTTTT GTTgggcttctggttgtgcaatGGGTTCAGTTTCTGTTGCTGGTTGTGCAATGTCAGAATGTGGCAGGTTGAATCCTGTTTTGGATAG GTGGCTGTGGAAAGTGGTGGAGGTGTctcttgtggaggggaatcggggTTGGGAGGTCGCATTAACAATGGCGAAACTTGGAGAGGAGAAGTTTGAGGGGAATGGGGGGGCGACTCCATTGGTTCCCGATAGTGAGGATGGAGGAGATGAGGGCGGAAATGAAAAATGtagggagaaattagggtttatgcgTTGA
- the LOC131172573 gene encoding receptor-like protein 9DC3, giving the protein MRYIDLSNNKLHGPIPSSIFKLMDLSVLILSSNKLIGEVSSAACKLKSLQILDLSNNSLIGSIPQCLGNFSNYLSVLHLGMNKFHGTIPETFSLGNSLRYLNFNGNQLQRRIPPSISNCINLEILDLGNNYIDDSFPHFLEPLPELQILILKSNKLHGLVKGSTTNCSFSKLRIFDLSSNMFSGPLPAEYFNNFKAMMNFDVKMEYMRDPNNSYDYSVSLTLKGLEIELVKIQTLFTTIDLAGNKFTGKIPQLIGKLKSLKQLNLSHNQLTGNIQPSLGNLSNLESLDLSSNLFVGRIPMQLVDLTFLQVFRVSHNRLEGPIPEGNQFNTFDNTSYEGNLGLCGFPLEKCNSRESQQSAASKEDDSESKIGFGWKAVLAGYGCGLIFGIAMGYVVFKTRNPAWFVRMVEGFQKPKRFKN; this is encoded by the coding sequence ATGAGGTATATTGATTTGAGCAATAACAAGTTGCATGGCCCAATTCCAAGTTCAATTTTCAAACTCATGGACTTGAGTGTTCTCATTCTTTCATCCAATAAATTGATAGGAGAAGTCTCTTCTGCAGCTTGCAAGCTAAAATCTCTTCAAATTCTTGACTTGTCAAACAATAGTTTGATTGGCTCCATCCCACAATGTTTGGGAAATTTTAGCAACTATCTTTCAGTGCTGCATTTGGGTATGAACAAGTTCCATGGAACCATCCCTGAAACATTTTCACTAGGTAACAGCTTGAGATATTTAAACTTCAATGGCAATCAGCTGCAAAGGAGAATCCCACCATCCATCTCCAATTgtataaatttggaaattttagatcTTGGAAACAATTATATAGATGACTCATTCCCCCATTTTTTGGAACCTCTTCCGGAGCTGCAAATTCTAATTCTAAAATCCAATAAACTCCATGGTTTGGTGAAAGGGTCCACAACCAATTGTTCGTTCTCAAAGCTGCGAATTTTTGATCTCTCCAGTAACATGTTTAGCGGACCTTTACCTGCGgagtatttcaataatttcaaagcAATGATGAATTTTGATGTGAAAATGGAATACATGAGGGATCCAAATAATTCTTATGATTATTCTGTGAGTCTGACACTCAAAGGATTGGAGATTGAGTTGGTGAAAATCCAAACACTTTTTACAACCATTGATTTGGCTGGCAATAAATTCACAGGAAAAATCCCACAGTTGATTGGAAAGCTTAAATCACTTAAGCAACTCAACTTATCTCACAATCAACTCACAGGCAATATTCAACCATCATTGGGGAATTTGAGCAATTTGGAATCACTAGACCTCTCTTCAAATCTTTTTGTTGGAAGGATTCCCATGCAATTGGTAGATTTGACTTTTCTACAGGTATTTCGCGTTTCACACAATCGACTTGAAGGACCCATACCTGAAGGAAATCAATTCAACACATTCGACAACACTTCATACGAGGGAAATTTGGGATTATGTGGATTTCCGCTTGAAAAATGTAACAGCAGGGAGAGCCAACAATCAGCAGCATCAAAAGAAGATGATTCTGAGTCTAAAATTGGATTTGGGTGGAAAGCTGTATTGGCGGGGTATGGATGTGGGTTAATATTTGGTATAGCAATGGGATATGTTGTGTTTAAAACAAGAAATCCTGCATGGTTTGTGAGGATGGTTGAAGGATTTCAAAAGCCAAAAAGGTTCAAAAACTAA
- the LOC131173058 gene encoding receptor-like protein 9DC3: MSLVAPSSLMNLSSSLASLKLVSCKLQGKIPYMSHLSKLALLDLSNNHLTLETMTFEKLVQNLSKWREVNLNGVNMSLVALSSLMNLSSSLASLKLEYCGLQGKILDNVFQQPNLQLLDLLGNEGLNGSLPRHDWNNSLQSLSLSRTKIQIHLEHDFISNLKSVETLDLSACNFEGSNLELFDKLTQLIELRLSHNNFSGQIPSSLENLKKLLELDLSHNNFNGKVPSTICKLKSLHILGLSSNCLNGIIPQCLGNFSNAFSMLHLGMNNFQGTIPEPFSVGCSLRYLNFNGSQLRKRVPLSISNCKILEILDLGNNRIDGTCPHFLETLPELQVLVLQSNELHGMVKGSSTNYSFSKLQIFDLSNNMLSGPLPAEYFNNFKAMMNVDVKMKYMGSPNYNYDYSASLTLKGLKIELVKIQTLLTTIDLSRNKL; this comes from the exons ATGTCTTTGGTCGCACCTAGTTCCTTGATGAATTTATCTTCTTCTTTGGCATCTCTCAAACTCGTGTCATGTAAGTTGCAAGGGAAAATCCCATATATGAGTCATTTATCTAAGTTGGCTTTGCTTGATCTCTCTAATAATCATCTGACGCTAGAAACAATGACTTTTGAGAAGCTTGTTCAAAATCTATCCAAGTGGAGAGAAGTCAACTTGAATGGTGTAAACATGTCTTTAGTTGCACTTAGTTCCTTGATGAATTTGTCATCTTCTTTGGCATCTCTCAAACTCGAGTACTGTGGTCTGCAAGGAAAAATCCTAGACAACGTATTTCAACAACCAAACCTCCAATTGCTCGATTTATTGGGAAATGAAGGTCTCAATGGTTCCTTACCTAGGCATGATTGGAATAATTCTCTCCAGTCCTTGTCTCTTTCTAGAACAAAGATTCAAATACATTTAGAACATGACTTTATCAGTAATTTAAAGTCTGTGGAAACTTTGGATCTCAGTGCCTGCAACTTTGAAGGTTCAAATTTGGAATTGTTTGATAAGTTGACCCAACTCATTGAGTTGCGCCTCTCTCATAATAATTTCAGTGGTCAAATTCCATCTTCACTTGAAAATCTTAAGAAACTCTTGGAATTAGACCTCTCTCATAACAATTTCAATG GAAAAGTCCCTTCTACAATATGCAAGCTGAAATCTCTCCATATTCTTGGCTTGTCAAGCAATTGTTTGAATGGCATCATCCCACAATGTTTGGGAAATTTTAGCAACGCCTTTTCGATGTTGCATTTGGGCATGAACAATTTCCAAGGAACCATTCCTGAACCATTTTCAGTGGGCTGCAGCTTGAGATATTTGAATTTCAATGGCAGTCAATTGCGAAAGAGAGTCCCACTGTCCATCTCCAATTGTAAAATTTTGGAAATCTTAGATCTTGGCAACAATCGTATAGATGGCACATGTCCTCATTTTCTGGAAACTCTTCCTGAGTTGCAAGTTCTAGTGCTCCAATCCAATGAACTCCATGGTATGGTGAAAGGATCCTCTACCAATTACTCGTTCTCAAAGCTACAAATTTTTGACCTCTCCAATAACATGCTTAGTGGGCCTTTACCTGCAgagtatttcaataatttcaaagcAATGATGAATGTTGATGTGAAAATGAAATACATGGGTTCACCAAATTATAATTATGATTATTCAGCGAGTCTGACGCTCAAAGGATTGAAGATTGAATTGGTGAAAATTCAAACACTTCTCACAACCATTGATTTGTCAAGAAACAAACTATGA